In Epinephelus moara isolate mb chromosome 9, YSFRI_EMoa_1.0, whole genome shotgun sequence, a genomic segment contains:
- the akna gene encoding microtubule organization protein AKNA encodes METRKNTTAGVLFWTPAPVRTSRTSSVVSEDAWEDEDEDQAEKKDDFVSQMDENGIIGLSEALEDVELGESCNPNLYPGPLTTEEAESSGHERDTPEELSYNLSQRLSHAESPRENVQSPFEDLLESFKARTVNEEVRQRKEEQGTECVSEWDKCLVMPEEEKDGEEAGNMSDRKRKKNNHTSTPRKLETTNDLTESYISKGEIKKISPTQSSSVHLLAMEPARVSRHHCPISQPASPVTAPTFPHLLHFTPEEIATAPGIDAETLPEISLTESPPASHRSHIPVSVKSRYHCPEVQLRASPQPAAIFPEEVMSSHYSAVSDGPLKGSEKSDKPHKKPTPSPRKMRQPSPEAACSRTRSLSTVRADILKFKHQTTSPDRESRTLRARSDAAEVDESRKGPLSYPTPDFSKVEPRVRFPKGGYKPPKSRRSSNRESLSPEPPFVFKSPADIVKEVLLNTTDGSPASSDSDKTPVSALNATVPQEFRCRQQATVLLEQLEENYYRLLTEYAEAKNTIDRLRLEAKVNLYSDPPKPGHLVQSGLNQDTSKLMMLNFPQAQRAEINSASPHPNGHSTHQGSSPAHSTRSPDPQVGQKLVKILYNQAGKFLQQLQTTEDLLKSKKLKPVDLIKDLSLMSEGLDSLERGFLLARDEHKLLQHQHAAISHFDPERELEGQIFQCGLRMDELKEQVEQMQQEQPTCEAPPSPSPHPTSSSVPSEGGETLTCPQSPPVPLLVDPGEAAAVEVSSASEESDEEEETLNSLYLKPLSDKCRHVEQDFAALMDHYQSFKELPKLLDHNQKEGALSAALRGDMRPGDEEKERQGKETENLKVQKILPHSKDKSYHQDSPHAHTSKQHTNRSSPPSHRASSPSTTLPLHRPSSRKRLEVGKSHSSSLSSLGEITALDRRNSKLQTGSSRVLSQDGIISPETDSGFVCSESSRLTPAAAPSPLHQRASESVSVPQEGNPGNPQTGAVSEPSPASSPSQSRTAMEPRRGPRLSHDQPKRTRQGQRRRTFSCSPQRWARQTEQTAADSGTSEFGLESDSSHTVSEEGQNDQYTLHSSSPSSSPARYHHGDSPKALSSSHSANRDDAIQTLQAEVTRLRESLESCLRNRKPLSSVRAAPSAQENHTHHNTFTPHIRLGERWPNISRDRRDRQTVDEVEEAMPRRTTRKRSSSAHRQKPQPDILTGSEPSAPQPKPLMSRSTQTSTAAPDSCRSRTNKGHSRTHPSKNFHPCPIH; translated from the exons ATGGAGACGAGAAAGAACACCACAGCAGGGGTTCTTTTCTGGACCCCTGCCCCAGTCCGCACCTCACGTACGAGCTCAGTAGTATCTGAGGACGCGTgggaggatgaggatgaagacCAGGCAGAGAAGAAAGATGACTTTGTTAGCCAGATGGATGAGAATGGCATCATTGGACTGTCGGAAGCACTGGAGGATGTGGAATTAGGGGAATCTTGTAATCCTAACTTGTACCCTGGACCCCTCACCACAGAGGAGGCAGAATCAAGTGGACATGAGAGGGATACACCTGAGGAGCTGAGTTACAACCTGAGTCAACGTCTGTCCCATGCCGAATCACCTAGAGAGAATGTACAGTCACCAT TTGAGGACTTATTGGAGAGCTTCAAAGCACGGACAGTGAATGAGGAGGTGAGGCAGAGGAAAGAGGAGCAGGGGACAGAGTGTGTCTCTGAGTGGGACAAATGCTTGGTCAtgccagaggaggagaaagatggagaggaagCAGGGAATATGAgtgacaggaagagaaagaaaaataatcacactAGCACACCAAGAAAGCTTGAAACGACGAATGACTTGACTGAGAGCTACATTTCCAAAGGAGAGATCAAGAAAATCAGCCCTACTCAGTCTTCTAGTGTTCATCTCTTAGCCATGGAACCTGCTAGAGTCTCCAGGCATCACTGCCCAATATCCCAACCTGCCTCACCTGTCACAGCTCCCACTTTCCCCCACCTTCTCCACTTCACTCCTGAGGAAATAGCCACAGCTCCGGGGATTGACGCTGAAACCTTGCCAGAGATAAGCCTCACAGAAAGTCCCCCAGCATCACACAGGAGCCACATACCGGTAAGCGTCAAGTCCAGATATCATTGTCCCGAGGTACAGCTCAGGGCTTCTCCTCAACCAGCAGCCATATTTCCTGAAGAAGTCATGTCCAGTCATTACAGCGCTGTAAGTGATGGGCCTTTAAAGGGATCAGAGAAGTCTGATAAGCCTCATAAAAAGCCTACTCCCTCACCAAGGAAGATGAGGCAGCCCTCTCCTGAAGCTGCATGTTCAAGGACTCGCTCCCTCAGCACAGTCAGggcagacattttaaaattcaaacatCAGACCACAAGTCCTGACAGAGAGTCGAGGACACTGAGAGCTAGGAGTGATGCTGCTGAAGTCGATGAATCCAG AAAAGGGCCTCTGAGTTACCCCACGCCAGACTTCTCCAAGGTGGAGCCCAGGGTCCGTTTCCCTAAAGGTGGCTACAAGCCCCCTAAGAGCAGACGCTCATCAAACAGGGAGTCCCTGTCACCTGAGCCCCCCTTCGTGTTTAAATCCCCTGCTGACATTGTGAAAGAAGTCCTGCTGAACACCACAGATGGGTCTCCTGCTTCATCAGACTCGGACAAAACACCAGTCAGTGCCCTCAACGCCACTGTGCCTCAGGAGTTCAGATGCCGCCAGCAGGCCACCGTACTGCTCGAACAACTAGAG GAGAACTACTACAGGCTGCTGACTGAGTACGCTGAGGCGAAGAACACCATTGATCGCCTGCGTCTGGAAGCCAAG GTGAACTTGTACTCTGACCCTCCAAAGCCTGGCCACTTGGTGCAGTCAGGATTGAACCAGGACACCTCAAAGCTCATGATGCTGAATTTTCCTCAGGCTCAGAGAGCAGAGATCAACTCGGCCTCTCCTCATCCAAACGGACACAGCACTCATCAGG GAAGTTCACCTGCCCATTCCACAAGAAGCCCGGACCCTCAGGTGGGACAGAAACTGGTCAAGATCCTCTACAACCAGGCTGGCAAGTTCCTCCAGCAG CTGCAGACGACTGAGGATCTCCTAAAGAGCAAAAAACTAAAACCTGTTGACCTGATAAAG GATCTCTCGCTGATGTCTGAGGGGCTCGACTCTTTAGAAAGGGGCTTCCTGTTAGCAAGAGATGAGCACAAACTCCTGCAGCACCAACATGCAGCAATCAGCCACTTTGACCCTGAGCG GGAGCTGGAGGGGCAGATCTTTCAGTGTGGGCTGCGTATGGACGAGCTGAAGGAGCAGGTGGAACAGATGCAACAAGAGCAGCCCACCTGCGAggctcctccctctccttctcctcaccCCACCTCTTCATCTGTCCCCTCTGAGGGGGGAGAAACTCTGACTTGCCCACAG AGCCCACCTGTGCCTTTGCTGGTTGATCCAGGAGAGGCTGCGGCAGTGGAGGTGAGCTCAGCCAGTGAAGagagtgatgaagaggaggaaactTTGAATTCTCTCTACCTCAAACCTCTGAGTGACAAATGCAGACATGTTGAGCAAGACTTTGCCGCACTAATGGATCA CTACCAAAGCTTCAAGGAACTTCCCAAACTTTTAGACCATAACCAGAAGGAAGGAGCTCTTTCTGCTGCCTTAAGAGGAGACATGCGGCCTGGGGAcgaggagaaagagaggcaggGCAAAGAAACTGAAAACCTGAAAGTCCAGAAAATTCTTCCACACAG CAAAGACAAATCATACCATCAGGATTCTCCTCATGCTCACACCAGCAAACAGCACACCAACAGGTCCAGTCCTCCTTCACACAGGGCATCCAGCCCGTCCACCACACTCCCTCTTCATCGTCCCAGTAGCAGAAAGAGGTTAGAGGTGGGAAAGTCCCACAGCAGCAGTCTGAGCAGTCTGGGAGAGATCACTGCACTGGACAGGAGGAACTCTAAACTCCAAACTGGGAGCAGCAGAGTGCTTTCTCAG GATGGCATCATCTCTCCGGAGACGGACAGTGGGTTTGTTTGCTCAGAGAGCAGCCGTCtgactcctgcagcagctcccaGTCCTCTCCACCAGAGGGCCTCAGAGAG TGTTTCAGTGCCTCAGGAGGGGAACCCAGGGAATCCTCAGACAGGCGCAGTCTCAGAACCATCTCCTGCTTCCTCACCGTCACAGAGTCGCACGGCTATGGAGCCCAGAAGGGGCCCACGGCTAAGCCACGACCAGCCAAAGAGAACCAGACAGGGGCAGAGGAGACGCACCTTCTCCTGCTCTCCACAGCGCTGGGCCAGGCAGACAGAACAAACTGCCGCTGACAGTGGGACCAGTGAGTTTGGGCTGGAGAGTGACAGCT ctCACACTGTGTCTGAGGAGGGACAGAATGACCAGTACaccctccacagctccagcccaAGCTCCTCCCCTGCACGGTATCACCATGGCGATTCTCCCAAAGCTCTGAGCTCTAGTCATTCAGCGAATCgcga tgatGCAATCCAGACGCTGCAGGCCGAGGTGACCAGACTGAGGGAGAGTTTAGAAAGCTGTCTGAGAAATAGGAAGCCTTTGAGCTCTGTGAGAGCAGCTCCCTCAGCTCAGGAGAACCACACTCACCACAACACCTTTACACCTCACATCAG